The proteins below are encoded in one region of Podarcis raffonei isolate rPodRaf1 chromosome 6, rPodRaf1.pri, whole genome shotgun sequence:
- the LOC128415493 gene encoding WAP four-disulfide core domain protein 3-like → MEMMKKKKTQCTFLLVGLLAFWARVSPASAQGDSVSSSSEEHPAPPRVPLPRPPAMRCPTNLKEQELECGAQCTSHSNCPGEQMCCRYGCQRRCVLPVNVNPGYCPSSNPFPPTMCAIRCVNDKRCGKGKKCCRWGCLSSCVDAEPENPGVCPKIDALRRFPSCPNKCEDDRDCDHQQKCCFTGCGRECVGLEKDLCNLPRDPGSCNLSLDYFYYHAHTKRCRRFKYSGCKGNSNRFYTRKDCMDVCGEVGR, encoded by the exons AtggagatgatgaagaagaagaagacccagTGCACCTTCCTCCTCGTGGGCCTCTTAGCCTTCTGGGCCAGGGTGTCACCTGCCTCAGCTCAGGGAG ATTCAGTGTCATCGTCATCTGAGGAACACCCAGCACCTCCTCGTGTGCCTCTGCCAAGACCCCCTG CCATGAGATGCCCCACCAACTTGAAGGAGCAAGAGCTGGAGTGTGGCGCTCAGTGCACATCACACAGCAACTGCCCAGGAGAGCAGATGTGTTGCAGGTATGGCTGCCAGCGGAGGTGCGTGTTGCCCGTCAACG TGAATCCCGGCTACTGCCCCAGCTCCAACCCCTTCCCCCCTACAATGTGCGCCATCAGGTGTGTCAACGACAAAAGGTGTGGCAAGGGGAAGAAATGCTGCCGCTGGGGCTGTTTATCCAGCTGCGTTGATGCAGAGCCAG AAAATCCTGGGGTGTGCCCAAAGATAGATGCCCTGAGACGGTTTCCCTCTTGCCCTAACAAATGCGAGGACGACCGGGATTGTGACCACCAACAGAAATGCTGCTTCACAGGATGCGGCCGCGAGTGTGTCGGCCTTGAGAAAG ATCTCTGCAACCTCCCCAGGGATCCTGGCTCCTGCAATTTGTCCTTGGACTATTTCTACTACCACGCCCACACCAAGAGGTGCAGGAGGTTCAAGTACAGCGGCTGCAAAGGGAACTCCAATCGCTTCTACACCAGGAAGGATTGCATGGACGTCTGTGGGGAAGTTGGTAGGTGA